A window of Streptomyces profundus genomic DNA:
CCGCACGCCGGCCGGTTCGGTGCCGTCGGGGCGCCAGCGGTGCACCTGGGTGACGCCTGGTTCGACCAGATCGAGCCCCGTGAAGAACTCCTCGGCCTCGGCCCTGGTCCGCAGCCGCATCGGCATGCCGCGCGCCGCGTACTCGCCGGAGACGCGGGCGATCTCGTCCGGCGCGAACTCGGCCGTGCCGATGGTCATCGCCAGATGGCTGCCGGGGGCCAGCGGCTCCAACAGCCGCCGGACGATGCCGATCGCGTCGTCCTCGTCCAGCACGAAGTGCACGATGGCGATCACCGTCAGCGCGACCGGCTGGTCGAGGTCCAGGGTCTCCCGCAGCGCCGGGGCGTCCAGGATGCTGGCCGGATCGCGCATATCGGCCTCGACATAGGAGGTCCTGCCCTCCGGGGCGCTGTGCAGCAGCCCGCGCGAGAGGGTCAGCACGATGGGGTCGTTGTCCATGTAGACGACGCGGCACTCGGGGGCGACCTCCTGCGCGATCTCGTGCAGGTTGGGGGAGGTGGGGATGCCGGTGCCGATGTCGAGGAACTGGCGGATGCCAGCCTCCGCGGCCAGGTACCGCACGGCCCGGTGCATCCAGTCCCGGTTGGCGCGCATGTGGATCGGCAGCGCCGGCCACTCGACGCACATCGCGTCGCCGGCCTCCTTGTCGGCCCGGTAGTAGTCCTTGCCGCCCAGGATGTAGTCGTAGATACGGGCGGAGTGGGCGCTGCCGGTGTCGATGCGCTCGGCCGGCCATCCGTTCTCGGACACCGTGGGTCCCTTCGCTGGAAGTCCGTTGGAAGTATGCCTCGCCGGTGGAGCGAGGGCGGGCCCGACTCCCTTGGTTCCAGGGCGCCTTCGGGCTCACCCAGCCTCTCATCACGGTGCCGCGGGAGGCGTCACAGCTCCTTGCGCACGTCGTCGAGGAGCTCGGCGGTCCGGCCGTCGGGAGCGGCCTGGGCGCCGAGCCGGTCCAACACCTCGCGGTAGACCATCACATCCTCGCGTCCGTCGAGGTAGACCGCGCCGATCAGGCTGGACAGATAGACGACGTCGGGCAGTTCCGGGGCACGGAACCGGAAGAGGTGGAAGGCGCCGGCCGGCATCGCCGGGTGCGGGCCCCTGGCGAAGCGCATGATCTGGAGGGTCACCTGCGGGAGCGCCGTCATCTCCCGCAGATGGTCGATCTGCCGGGCCATCACCTCCCGGCCGCCGACCGGCCAGCGCAGCACCGTCTCGTCCATCACCACCCACAGCCGGGGCGGGTCCTCCCTGTGCAGCAGTTCCTGGCGGCGCATCCGCAGCGCCACCCGGCGCTCGATCGCCTCGGGCGTCGCGTGCGGGTTCTCCGCGACGATCAACGCCCGGGCGTAGGACTCGGTCTGCAACAGGCCGTGCACGAACTGCGCCTCGTAGGCGCGGATCTGACGGGCCGCCTGCTCCAGGCTGAGATACGCCGCCACCCAGTCGGGGAGCACATCGCGGTAGGTGTGCCACCAGCCCTGCTTGTTGGCCTCGCGCACCGCCTGGAGGAAGGTGTGGAGCTCCTCGGGGTCTCGCACCCCGTAGGTCTCCAACAGCCGCTGGACGTCCGAGAGACGCAGGCGGGACACCTTGGCCGCCTCGATCCTGCGGATGGTGGAGTGGCTCACGCCGAGGGCGTCGCCCGCCTGGTTGAAGGAGAGCCCGGCGCGCTTGCGCAGATCCTCCAACTGCCGGCCCAGGATCTTCCGCAGCACCGGGGGCGCCCCACCCCAGTCCGTCTCTCCGGGCACGCGCGCCTCCTCACGATCCGTCTCCGACGGCCACGTTGTGCCACCTCGGCACCCAGCCTAGAGTCATGACAGTGGCGATATGCAAATTGCAACTTACCTGTTGCGGACTGAACTTGGCAGTGTCAGAGTGGCAGAGAGCGTTTACTCATGGCTTGACTCGCGACCTGTCCCGGGGGATCGATGCTCCTGGTCTTCCCGATCCGGTCATGCGGGAGCATTCAGCAGAGAAAGGCAGCAGCCATGGCCCCCCTCGCCGCCACGGCCCTTCAGCGTTCCTCGCGTCCCGCCCGGGCCGCCCGTGGTGAGATCGGCTTCTCACTCCCCGCCGAACTCAGAACCCCTCGTTGGGCCCGCCACCGCGTCCGCGCCACCCTCGCCGCCTGGGGCGTCGCCGCCGAGGCGGCCGAGACGGTGGAGCTGGTGATCTCCGAACTGGCCACCAACGCCGTCCGCCACACCGCCACCACCACCCTCAGATGTCGCCTGACGGATACCACCGACCGGCTCCTCGTCGAGGTCACCGGCGACCACACCGGCGGGAACGACCCGCGGCCCCGCGACGCCGCGACGGACGAGGAGGGCGGACGCGGCCTCGCCCTGGTCGCCGCCCTCAGCGTCCGCTGGGGCGTCACCACCGCCCACGGCGGGACCGCCCAGTGCGTCTGGGCCGAACTCCCTCGCGTGCCAGCGGAGTTCAGCCCCTCGTGCGATCCAGCGCCGGCCCCGGGGAGAGCCGTGAGACCACGGGAAGCGCCAGCCGCCGAACGAAGGTCCTGACGGCTGCCCCATGACGCGGATAACCCTCCCCACAGCCGTCACATCCGCCCGTCGGCCCCGCCATCTGCACCTGGTGAAGAGCGGCCCGGGCTGGTTGGACGGCGATGTGGTCGAAGTCCCCGAGGAACACGGCCGCCGGGTGCTGGCCGGACTCCCGCGCCCCGGCGCCATCTTCGGTATCGGCCCCAGCTGGTGGTGGTCCGTGCCCCCCGGCTCCCAGACCGGACTCCACTGGCCGGAGCCCGTCCGCTACCTCACCGACGTCCGACTCCCCGTCACCGCCACCCCCGAGTGGGCCGGCGAGGGCCTGTGGACGCCCCAACTGGTCCACTGGCCCGGCCACGGCGCCCCCTACACCCACCCGCTGCTCCTCTTCATCGCGCTGTGCCGCCTGGCCGGCGTCGACCCCGTCTCCACCGGCGCCGCCGACCTCACGGCCAACTAGAGTCCGGCCACCCACTCCGGCAGCGGCTCGCACCGTGTTCGCCACTCCTCGGGCACCCCGTCGAGCCCGGTGCGCGCCCCGACCACACCGCCCGTGATCGCGCAGGTCGTGTCGATGTCCCCCAACCCCTCAGCCGTGGTCCACAGCGCGTCCACCAGACTGTCCGGATGCCGGGCGGCCGACCACAGCGCGAAGGGCACCGTGTCGTCCGCCCGCATCAGGGCGCCGTTCCCCAACGCCTCGGCCGCCGCCACCGGGCCCGTGTCCGCCGGCAGCGCGGCGGCCCGGGTCAGCCCGTCCCGCACCGCGCCCGGCGGGGTGTGCGCGGCGATATCGCACAGCCACGCGGGACCGCCCGACGACGGCCCCGCCGTCGCGGCCAGCGCCGCCGCCACGGTCACCGCCACCGCGCCGGCCACCGCCTCCGGATGGGCGTGCGTCACCCGTGCCGCCCGCCCGGCCCGCGCCACCGCGCGCGGCAGATCACGGTGGAGCAGCGCCCCCAACGGCGCCGCCCGCATCGCCGCGCCGTTGCCCAGACTGCCCTCCCCGCCGAACAGCGCCGACGCGCGGGAGCGCCAACTCGCCGGCTCCCGCGCCAACTCCGGCAGCAGCGTGTGCATCCCCGAGGCATAGCCGCGTCCCGGATCCGCGCGGTAGCTCTCGCCGAACTCCCGCGCCAACGCGTCCGATGTGAAGTCGCCGCCCGGCACGGCCACCCGCAGCAGGGCGAGCGCCAACGCGGTGTCGTCGGTCCAGGGCCACCTGGCCGCCGGCGGTGTGGCCCGGGACCGGATCAGGGGCAGCGGATCGTCCGCCGCGCGGAGCACGGCGAACCACGTCTGCCCGAAGGCGTCTCCCAGCGCGAGCCCGCGCAGACTGGCCAGCGCCGCCGTCGTGTCGCTCATCGCACCATGGTGCGTGCCCGGCGGCGTGCTGGCCAGCCGGTCGGCCGGCACCGGGGAATCCCGCCCCGCGCGTCCGTTGTTACCGCCGGTGTGAGCACCTATCCCGAACTGTCCCGGGTGCGCTGGTCGATCCTGGACCGCGCGCTGATCC
This region includes:
- a CDS encoding SAM-dependent methyltransferase; this encodes MSENGWPAERIDTGSAHSARIYDYILGGKDYYRADKEAGDAMCVEWPALPIHMRANRDWMHRAVRYLAAEAGIRQFLDIGTGIPTSPNLHEIAQEVAPECRVVYMDNDPIVLTLSRGLLHSAPEGRTSYVEADMRDPASILDAPALRETLDLDQPVALTVIAIVHFVLDEDDAIGIVRRLLEPLAPGSHLAMTIGTAEFAPDEIARVSGEYAARGMPMRLRTRAEAEEFFTGLDLVEPGVTQVHRWRPDGTEPAGVRDEDIGMYGAVARKP
- a CDS encoding helix-turn-helix domain-containing protein, whose amino-acid sequence is MPGETDWGGAPPVLRKILGRQLEDLRKRAGLSFNQAGDALGVSHSTIRRIEAAKVSRLRLSDVQRLLETYGVRDPEELHTFLQAVREANKQGWWHTYRDVLPDWVAAYLSLEQAARQIRAYEAQFVHGLLQTESYARALIVAENPHATPEAIERRVALRMRRQELLHREDPPRLWVVMDETVLRWPVGGREVMARQIDHLREMTALPQVTLQIMRFARGPHPAMPAGAFHLFRFRAPELPDVVYLSSLIGAVYLDGREDVMVYREVLDRLGAQAAPDGRTAELLDDVRKEL
- a CDS encoding ATP-binding protein, encoding MAPLAATALQRSSRPARAARGEIGFSLPAELRTPRWARHRVRATLAAWGVAAEAAETVELVISELATNAVRHTATTTLRCRLTDTTDRLLVEVTGDHTGGNDPRPRDAATDEEGGRGLALVAALSVRWGVTTAHGGTAQCVWAELPRVPAEFSPSCDPAPAPGRAVRPREAPAAERRS
- a CDS encoding ADP-ribosylglycohydrolase family protein produces the protein MSDTTAALASLRGLALGDAFGQTWFAVLRAADDPLPLIRSRATPPAARWPWTDDTALALALLRVAVPGGDFTSDALAREFGESYRADPGRGYASGMHTLLPELAREPASWRSRASALFGGEGSLGNGAAMRAAPLGALLHRDLPRAVARAGRAARVTHAHPEAVAGAVAVTVAAALAATAGPSSGGPAWLCDIAAHTPPGAVRDGLTRAAALPADTGPVAAAEALGNGALMRADDTVPFALWSAARHPDSLVDALWTTAEGLGDIDTTCAITGGVVGARTGLDGVPEEWRTRCEPLPEWVAGL